The DNA sequence GTATGGATGTTAAAACCCACGACTTGTTATGCGAGGCTTTGCCCGGCGCATTTGGAGATGTCTACTTGGCTCAAGAAAACAGACCTGAGGGAATGGATTTTTTCAACATGGTTGTAGCAGACATTCACGGTATTCGTCCGCAAGAACTTGTGGATTTTCAAAAGGAAGGAGGAAAGGTTGTAGGTTCCTTTTGTATTCATGTTCCTGATGAAGTAGTAATTGCTGCAGGAGCCATTGCAACAGGCCTTTGCAGCGGTTCACAATTTTGGGTTCCTGATGGTGAAAAATTTTTACCTACGGCAACTTGTCCCCTAATTAAGGCTTCGCTGGGAGCCCGTTTTGGAAAGACCTGTCCTTTCTTTAGAATATGTGACTTGTTTGTAGGTGAAACAACCTGTGACGGAAAAAAGAAAGCTTGGGAAATTTTGGCAGAAGATGCACCCATGCATATTATGGACATTCCCCAGATGAAAAGGCCTCAGGATTTTGAAAAATGGGCTTTAGAAATCAAGGGCTATATTAAAAAGCTTGAAGAACTTACGGGAAATAAAGTAACTCCCGAATCTTTAAAAAAGGCAATCGAAATTGTAAACAGCAAAAGAAAGGCCTTACAAAGATTGAATAATTTTAGAAAGCTGGAAAACATTCCTATTTCCGGAAAGGACGTTTTACTGATTCATCAAATTGCCTTTTACGATGATCCTACCCGTTTTGTAACAATGGTAAACAAGCTCTGTGATGAACTTGAGACACGAAAAAAGCAAAACGTTTCCGTCTTCAAAAAAGGAACAAAGAGAATTCTTTTGACGGGAACTCCGCTTTCAATTCCAAACTGGAAAATTCATCACATAATCGAAACTACAGGAGGAGCTGTTGTTTGTGAAGAGATGTGTACCGGAATAAGATACTGTGAGGCTTTGGTTGATGAAACGGGAACCACAATTGATGAAATGGTTAATAACTTAACAAAAAGGTATTTGGGAAATATAAACTGTGCTTGTTTTACCCCAAATAAAGAAAGAATCGATGATATTATCCGGCTTGCAAAAGAATATAAGGCAGACGGTGTTATCGATTTAAATTTAAAATTCTGTAATATCTATGATACGGAAGGATATTTTGTCGAAAAGGTTTTACGCGAACATAATATTCCATGTTTAGGCATTGAAACGGATTATACCGATGAAGATGCAGAACAGCTAAAAACCCGTATCGGTGCTTTTATAGAAATGTTAAGATGATGAAAAATTATTACGTTTTTTTGCCCGATTCAAAAACAGCTCTTAAGCTTTACGGTCTTATAAAAAAAGAAGGCATAAAGTGTACAATGGCTCCTACTCCCAGGGAAGCTGATGCTTGCTGTGGTGTAAGTATTCTCTATTATGATTTTTCCGACACGGATAAAATTAAGGAGATAATCGAAGAAGAAGGCATTAAAATAAGTAAATTTTGGGAAAGTGAAAAAGCTTTTAATCCCGAAAGAAATAAATTTTGCTGATTCTTTAGGGAACGCCGTAAAGAATAATTCTTGTACGGCGTTTCTTTTTATGCTTTAGGACTTATAAGTCCATTTTCGTATATTACTTCAATCAAAGTCTCATAGCTGATGCCGTTTTTACTTATCCAGTTTTCGACCTCGCTTTTTTTTAAGTTTTGAAAGAAACATGCAAAACCGCAGCCGGCTTTTAAAAAGCCCGGTATTGGAACCAGCTTTGCATTTATAGGGTCAGCCTTTATCATTGAGTCGCATTGAATCGCTGCTGTTGTCGTTCCAAAGGTAATTATATAATTCATTTTAGTTTTTTCCTTTCTGAAACAACTTCCAAAAAGGCCTCGAGTCTTGTTACAAATTGTCCCGCATCCTCTTGCGAATAATCCGATTCTATGTGAATGTATGGAAGACCTTTTTGCATGATGTGTTTTCCTACCGTGTGAGCTTCAAGGTTGAAGGTGTGGCAGGCAACCAAGGTACATTCGATTACGGCATCGGCCTTGTAGTGATCTAAAAGATAATCCAAATCCTTGAGCCTTCCGGGATTTGGACTCATAACGGAACAGTTTGTTTTAAGATACTTTTCGGCAATAGCCTCAATCGGATCCCTTGCGGGGGCTTCATCTACAAATTCCATGTGGGTGCGTAAACCGGAACAGCTGTCATAACCTACGATTACGGCTCCCAGTTTTTCAATTTGTGCCAAAATTTTTTCTTTTACGCCTCCCAGAGGACAGCCCGTAACTAAAATCCTCGGGCGTTCATCCCTAGTGCCTTTTAAATTCTTTTCCCAATATTCTTTTAATTCTTTTGTGCGTTTTACTATCTCGGCATTTTTCTGCTGTATATCGTATTGAAAACCAAAGGCTTCCTTTACATTAAACTGTTCCAAGCCTGAAACAGGAGAAGGGTCTAGGGCCGAAAGCTCAAAGAAATTTACAAGGTTTCTTCTTTCCTGATTGCAGTCCTTTATAGCCTTTCTTAAATCGGCTTCGGTTATCCTTATGTTATAAAATTCTTCGATTCTTTCCTTTAGTTTTTTTACCTCATCGGTCCAAAAGGGATAGGCTTTAGGATCAAGGTTATTTTGAGGAAGATGCATTACATAGGTAGGCTTTATATCGTTTAAAAGTTCGAACATCTTTTTTTTACCGTCACAGGTAGTTTCTCCCACAATAAAATCGGAAAAATAAAAAAACGGACAGGTGTCGGTTATGGCATGTCCGTAAGAAGCCTTTATAAGAGGACAGAGGTTTTTAGGTAAATCACGCTCGGCTGCGCTTATGGGTTTTTCACTTGTTGCACATAAAGAAACGGGAACGGCTCCTGCTGCATATACAAGCTCAGTAGGTACATAGGAACAGTAAAGGCCGATAACCTTGCCGCCTGCATCTTTTAGATTTTTTAAAGCTAAAAATTTTTTCTGTTGAGCTTCAGCCAAGCTGTCAAAGCCCTTAGGCAAATTGTTCATAATCATACTCCAAAATGATTTAGATTGAGTTACTCTATATTTATTATAATATGTTAATATTTATTAAAAAAAATTACAAGTAGTTGAGGTAAATAAAATTTTATTGTTATTTTATATTGACAAAACAGGTGAATTGTGTTAGAAGATATATAAATTATTTTTTAAAGTTAAGATATCTGCTCGAGTCCTCTTAAACATCTTCAAAATTTTTAAGTTCTTTTTTTACCTTAAAACATTCAGTGCAGTTTAAAAAGTCTTTGATATGGCTTGCGTAGTTTATTTTTTTATTCCATACCAGATAGATATTGCGGTATTGATGAGGAACTTCTCCTAATTCAAAGGCTATCAGCTTTTTATTTTTTACCATGTCTTCAACAGCTATTCTCGATATAAAAGATGTACCCAAGCCTTCTGCAGTTAGTTGTTTTATTACCTCAGTGTCATTTATCGAAGCACTTATATTTATCGCATCTAAATCTATCTTTTGAGATTTTAAAATCAGCTCCATATTTTGCTTAACGGCCGAACCTGTTTCGCGGATAATAAAGGGTTCTTCGGCAATGCGTTTTAAGTTGGGGTTTGATTTTTTTAGCTTTTGATAGTACGCATTATTTGCAGTTATAAATACAAATTCGTCTTTATAGATAGGAAGAAACTCGCAGTTTTCGTCTTCTATTTTCATTCCGACAATGCCTATATCGACGGTATTTAGTGAAACCTTTTTTATTGTTTCAAGGCTGTTTTTTTCTTCAACCTTTATATAAATGTCGGGATGCTTTTTTTTAAACTCCCTCACTATGGAAGGAAGAAGGTAGCCTGCCGGAATGGTGGATGCCCCTATGGTTATAACCTTTCTTTCAGGATGAATAAATTTTTCTATTATTTTGTCCCTTTCAGCGAGGATAGTTTTTGCTTCGCCGTAAAGTTTATTTCCGGCTTCGGTTAACTTTAGCTCTCTTGTAGAACGCAAGAAGAGAGGCGTATCCAGCTCTTCTTCAAGCTGCTTTAAGGTAAGGCTGACTGTAGGCTGCGATATGTTCAACTCGCTTGCCGTAGTCGAAAAACTTAAATTTTCTACAAGTTTGATAAATATTTCAAGCTGTTTAAATTCCATAAAAACTCCTTTTCGGTTTAAATTGAGCCGGTTTTATTTTACGTTCATTACAAAAACGCCGCTCCATTTTGGTTTCGGCGGAGAAACTTGATAGTGGGCAACTCTTTTTAAAAAGACCTTGGAGGGTGCATCATTATATTTTTCTGCACATTCAGAAAAATATTTTTCGGCATGCTTCCATTTTCTTTTTCTATAGTAGGCGAGTCCTGTTTCAAATAATTTTTTTATATCATAAAGTTTTTCAGTTGTAAGTTTTTCTGTAGGCTGAAGGATTTCATAAATACGGACAGCTTCAGTTTTTCCCTTAACTGCAACAAAATCAAGCTCTCTGCAAATAAAATCTTTGCTTAAATTTTTATAAACATCTTCCGAGATAATCGACTTTGAACCGTATTCTTTGTTTGCTCCTTCAAGACGGGCTGCAAGGTTTACCGTATCTCCTATGGATGTAAAATCTTTGCGGGTTTTGGAGCCGACGGGACCGAATACTACAGGCCCTGAATTAATACCTATTCCTATTGAAACTAAAGCCGAACCTTCTTTTAAAGCTGCCTTCTGTTCCCTCCTCATTGCCTTGCGTATTTCCATAGCGGCCTTACATGCGTTGATTTCTTTTTTAGGTCCTGAGAAAAAAGCCATAATTTCATCGCCGACGTACTTATCTACATCTCCTCCGTTCTCGAATATTATCTTTGTTTCGAGATCGAGATAGCGGTTTAAAATATTGATTACCTCACGAGGCTGCATGTTTTCGCACATACTTGTAAAACCCCGTATATCGGTAAACAAGAAGCAGAGGTCCCTTGTGGTGCTTTTACTTGAAAGATTTTTTTCTGCATTTTGAATAGTATGAAAAGATACATAGGGTAAAATTCCGCGGATAAGTGAGATAATATTTTTTAACTCTATTGAAAGAGTTTTTATTTCGTCATGGGTTTTGATGTTTTCTTCAAAAATAAGCCGATCTGCTTCAACAGCTGCATTGCTCGAAATCATTCCGCGTAAAATATTTGCGGTTTTTCGTATATTCCCGCATAAGAAAATAATCGGATTTGCAATAAAGTCCGCCAAAAAAAGGACGATTATTATAGAAGCATAGAAAAATACAGCCGAAATTGAAAACACAAATACCTTTGCCTGAAAATAAGGACGGTCTAGAATTTCTTTAAGATATGTAACCACGGAAAAGCCTACGAGTCTTTGGCCCTCCTTACGGGTAAAGGTTACAGGATAGATATAAAGGCAGGTTCCTTTTTCGTTCTTGTAAATAGGTATACTAACCGTATTTTCATTTTTAAAATGTTTTATATAAAGGGCTGCATCTTCGGGGCTTATGCTTTTTTCTTCCTCCGGTATCAGCCGTACCTGTCCTGCAGCTGTAGTATAAGAAAATACGTCAAAAGAAGGAAGTTCGGTAGATTCATTGATTTCTTCAAGAAAAACAGGCTGCTTATTGCTTGTGGTTATTATATCGACCCTTTGGAAAGGAAAGGGCGAAGATAGATTGGTCTTTTTTATTCCTTCGAGGAATGCATTAATTTTAGCGTGAAGACCGTCCGAAAAGCTGTATATGGCCGCAACCTGCTCGGCTTGATTTTTTCCGGTTGTGTTGACATTTTGGGTAAGAAGCATGTTATAATTTCTTAAATCCGTGTAAATAAAGGTTGAAAGAATCACTAATATGGTAAAAAGAATAACTATTGTAATTTTTATTTTTATGTGAGATCTTCTATTTCTGTTTTTAAACTTGTTTATAGATTGTTTTAATAGTTTGTCTACAGAAAAGGCATCTTCTTGCATGGATCCGGAAGTATTTTTTAGTGCTTTTCCTTTTTGTTTTTTTAATTTGTCTATTATTCGTTTGTTTAACAGTTTTTTCTGTTCTTCCTCTTCTTTTAACAAGCGTTTATATTCCATATAGGATTCGTTTTGTCTTTTTATGGAAATTATGCCGTGTGCTATCAAAAAAGCATGAAAGATAAGCGCTATAAAAAAAGCAAAATATGTAAGAGGACTTAAAGAATAGAACCATCTGGGGGTGTTTGCAAATAAATTCATGCCGGAGATCGAGGCTGCAATATAAAGGCTTATAGGAACTAAGGCCGAAAAATAGACAACCTCCCGTGATATTTTTCTTTGGAAAATAGATATAAAGATGGTTATAAATGCTATAGGTAATAAAAACAGCAAAAGACTGCTTACATAAAAAAAGTTTAAACCTCTTTGTGCAAAGCCTGAAAATAAAACCGTTAATGGGTAAAGATTTACCGCTTTCTGCACGGTATTGAATAAGTCCATTTTAGTCATACTAAATGGCAAAAGCATCAGCCCTCCAAGAATTATAAGAGAAGCTATTTTGACCGTGTTAGGATGAAAATAAATTTTTTTTATCCGGTTAAGGATGTTATATAGGTCTTTTGTCATCATAGATAATAGTTTACACACTAAAAGCTTTTTGTCAATACAATGCTTTAGGGGAGGAAAACCCCTTTTTCGGAGAAAGGTGTTTTCCTCCCCTATGACCCCTCCTTTCGCCAAAATTCCGCTTAGGGCTCTGCCCTAAGAACCCGTATTGTTACCAAGGTTTTAGTCAATTCTTTAATTGAGTTTGAAATCAATAGAATTTTACTATTTATTGCAAACTTTTCGTACAATAATTATGAAAAGGGAGGAATTTTTCTTCTTTTAAAAAAATTATTAACGAGGCTTAATTATGGAAAAATTGTTTAAAATAACCCTCCGCAACGACTATGCTAAAATAATGCTCAGGATTTGAAAATCCTTGCGCTTATTTTTTTATAGGAAAACAAAGATGTTCTTCAGGATTTATTGGAGTGTATATTGGATATTCCCCCTGAAACAATCGCAGGCTTGGAACTTTTGGATAAGGAGTTTCATAAGGATTTGATAAGCGCTAAAACCGGAGTCTTAGACGTAAAATTACGCCTAAAGAACAACACAATTATCGACATAGAAATTCAAAACAGGTGGAACAGTGAGTTTGTTCAAAGAACAATCTTTTTTAACTATTGAAAAATTGATATTTATATGGTAATATTTTAATAAAGATAATGCTAAAAATTTACAAAATAAGACGGGTTCTTAGTGATTGCAAGTCGGTGTAGCAGTCCAAGCCTTAAGCGGTTCTTTTGAAGATAGGAGGAGA is a window from the Treponema denticola genome containing:
- a CDS encoding DUF3343 domain-containing protein; the protein is MNYIITFGTTTAAIQCDSMIKADPINAKLVPIPGFLKAGCGFACFFQNLKKSEVENWISKNGISYETLIEVIYENGLISPKA
- a CDS encoding double-cubane-cluster-containing anaerobic reductase — protein: MNNLPKGFDSLAEAQQKKFLALKNLKDAGGKVIGLYCSYVPTELVYAAGAVPVSLCATSEKPISAAERDLPKNLCPLIKASYGHAITDTCPFFYFSDFIVGETTCDGKKKMFELLNDIKPTYVMHLPQNNLDPKAYPFWTDEVKKLKERIEEFYNIRITEADLRKAIKDCNQERRNLVNFFELSALDPSPVSGLEQFNVKEAFGFQYDIQQKNAEIVKRTKELKEYWEKNLKGTRDERPRILVTGCPLGGVKEKILAQIEKLGAVIVGYDSCSGLRTHMEFVDEAPARDPIEAIAEKYLKTNCSVMSPNPGRLKDLDYLLDHYKADAVIECTLVACHTFNLEAHTVGKHIMQKGLPYIHIESDYSQEDAGQFVTRLEAFLEVVSERKKLK
- a CDS encoding adenylate/guanylate cyclase domain-containing protein; its protein translation is MMTKDLYNILNRIKKIYFHPNTVKIASLIILGGLMLLPFSMTKMDLFNTVQKAVNLYPLTVLFSGFAQRGLNFFYVSSLLLFLLPIAFITIFISIFQRKISREVVYFSALVPISLYIAASISGMNLFANTPRWFYSLSPLTYFAFFIALIFHAFLIAHGIISIKRQNESYMEYKRLLKEEEEQKKLLNKRIIDKLKKQKGKALKNTSGSMQEDAFSVDKLLKQSINKFKNRNRRSHIKIKITIVILFTILVILSTFIYTDLRNYNMLLTQNVNTTGKNQAEQVAAIYSFSDGLHAKINAFLEGIKKTNLSSPFPFQRVDIITTSNKQPVFLEEINESTELPSFDVFSYTTAAGQVRLIPEEEKSISPEDAALYIKHFKNENTVSIPIYKNEKGTCLYIYPVTFTRKEGQRLVGFSVVTYLKEILDRPYFQAKVFVFSISAVFFYASIIIVLFLADFIANPIIFLCGNIRKTANILRGMISSNAAVEADRLIFEENIKTHDEIKTLSIELKNIISLIRGILPYVSFHTIQNAEKNLSSKSTTRDLCFLFTDIRGFTSMCENMQPREVINILNRYLDLETKIIFENGGDVDKYVGDEIMAFFSGPKKEINACKAAMEIRKAMRREQKAALKEGSALVSIGIGINSGPVVFGPVGSKTRKDFTSIGDTVNLAARLEGANKEYGSKSIISEDVYKNLSKDFICRELDFVAVKGKTEAVRIYEILQPTEKLTTEKLYDIKKLFETGLAYYRKRKWKHAEKYFSECAEKYNDAPSKVFLKRVAHYQVSPPKPKWSGVFVMNVK
- a CDS encoding double-cubane-cluster-containing anaerobic reductase, with the translated sequence MADYRKMWEDLGMDVKTHDLLCEALPGAFGDVYLAQENRPEGMDFFNMVVADIHGIRPQELVDFQKEGGKVVGSFCIHVPDEVVIAAGAIATGLCSGSQFWVPDGEKFLPTATCPLIKASLGARFGKTCPFFRICDLFVGETTCDGKKKAWEILAEDAPMHIMDIPQMKRPQDFEKWALEIKGYIKKLEELTGNKVTPESLKKAIEIVNSKRKALQRLNNFRKLENIPISGKDVLLIHQIAFYDDPTRFVTMVNKLCDELETRKKQNVSVFKKGTKRILLTGTPLSIPNWKIHHIIETTGGAVVCEEMCTGIRYCEALVDETGTTIDEMVNNLTKRYLGNINCACFTPNKERIDDIIRLAKEYKADGVIDLNLKFCNIYDTEGYFVEKVLREHNIPCLGIETDYTDEDAEQLKTRIGAFIEMLR
- a CDS encoding selenium metabolism-associated LysR family transcriptional regulator: MEFKQLEIFIKLVENLSFSTTASELNISQPTVSLTLKQLEEELDTPLFLRSTRELKLTEAGNKLYGEAKTILAERDKIIEKFIHPERKVITIGASTIPAGYLLPSIVREFKKKHPDIYIKVEEKNSLETIKKVSLNTVDIGIVGMKIEDENCEFLPIYKDEFVFITANNAYYQKLKKSNPNLKRIAEEPFIIRETGSAVKQNMELILKSQKIDLDAINISASINDTEVIKQLTAEGLGTSFISRIAVEDMVKNKKLIAFELGEVPHQYRNIYLVWNKKINYASHIKDFLNCTECFKVKKELKNFEDV
- a CDS encoding DUF3343 domain-containing protein produces the protein MMKNYYVFLPDSKTALKLYGLIKKEGIKCTMAPTPREADACCGVSILYYDFSDTDKIKEIIEEEGIKISKFWESEKAFNPERNKFC